A DNA window from Xyrauchen texanus isolate HMW12.3.18 chromosome 6, RBS_HiC_50CHRs, whole genome shotgun sequence contains the following coding sequences:
- the LOC127644688 gene encoding protein FAM102B-like, with the protein MSFIMMKKKRFKFKVDVELEELSSVPFVNGVLFCKVRLTDGGFSEESSREPVLANCVKWRKRFSFLCKMSANAATGILDPCVFRVSVRKELKGGKTFAKLGFADLNLAEFAGSGSTTRRCLLEGYNTKNTRQDNSILKVIISMQLMSGDPCFKTPPSTAMTIGFPVDTECLHEDRKGETQKTTHTCTENPGKSGSSLGSSSVPDNLAKCGHSRTSSYASQQSKLSGYSTGHSCSSSLTELSHRRNVSVGSVSTGIGSLPEPSEDRESRTPACTPLPQHLITPTHSGSSVNRHPVKQNSVESQLKRVDATRVDADDIIENILQGQDFSHSILDSSAEEEGLRLFVGPGGSTALGTQHTRVGAGAFEQVVIKR; encoded by the exons ATGTCTTTCATCATGATGAAGAAGAAGAGGTTTAAGTTTAAAGTGGATGTGGAGTTGGAGGAGCTATCATCTGTTCCATTTGTGAATGGAGTTCTCTTCTGCAAGGTCCGACTCACGGACGGGGGCTTTTCGGAGGAGTCGTCGAG AGAGCCAGTTCTGGCTAACTGTGTTAAATGGAGAAAAAGATTCTCCTTCTTATGCAAGATGAGCGCTAATGCTGCGACAGGGATACTGGACCCTTGTGTTTTCCGGGTATCTGTAAGAAAG GAACTAAAAGGTGGGAAAACATTTGCAAAA ctTGGCTTTGCTGATTTAAACCTGGCTGAGTTTGCTGGATCAGGAAGCACGACACGGCGCTGTCTACTGGAGGGAtacaacacaaaaaacacacgTCAGGATAACTCTATACTGAAG GTGATTATCAGTATGCAGCTAATGTCGGGTGATCCCTGCTTTAAAAC GCCCCCATCCACTGCAATGACCATTGGTTTCCCAGTAGATACAGAGTGTCTTCATGAGGACAGAAAAGgagaaacacagaaaacaactcaCACTTGTACAG AAAACCCAGGAAAAAGTGGCTCCAGTCTAGGTTCTTCTTCAGTTCCAGATAACCTGGCAAAGTGTGGACACTCAAGAACCTCCAGCTATGCCAGCCAGCAGTCCAAGCTCTCAG GCTACAGCACTGGTCACTCCTGCTCCTCTAGCCTGACAGAGCTTTCTCATAGGAGGAATGTATCTGTGGGCAGTGTGTCCACAGGGATTGGCAGCCTACCAGAGCCCAGTGAGGACAGAGAGTCCCGCACACCAGCCTGTACGCCTCTGCCCCAACACTTAATCACACCAACACACAGTGGCAGCTCAGTCAACAG GCACCCTGTAAAGCAGAACTCAGTTGAGTCTCAGCTAAAGAGGGTGGACGCTACAAGAGTGGACGCTGATGATATCATTGAGAACATCCTACAGGGCCAAGACTTTAGTCACAGCATACTGGATTCTAGTGCAGAAG AGGAGGGTCTGCGTCTGTTTGTTGGGCCAGGAGGCAGCACTGCACTAGGAACACAGCACACCAG GGTTGGTGCTGGGGCTTTTGAACAGGTGGTTATAAAGCGCTAG